A genomic stretch from Lathyrus oleraceus cultivar Zhongwan6 chromosome 2, CAAS_Psat_ZW6_1.0, whole genome shotgun sequence includes:
- the LOC127119770 gene encoding protein SAMBA, translating into MNSSSPAHSSISTTAVVGGGVGGISNAAVSVDDFHFPYDHISTEERKDEAMLVLKSDLMAALDKEVKSLDEDNWKFEGPRSRIHRVSRRGGGHLHRPTEISKNWSLAPPK; encoded by the exons ATGAATAGTTCATCTCCGGCCCATTCATCGATTTCCACCACGGCGGTTGTCGGCGGCGGTGTCGGAGGTATTAGCAACGCCGCCGTTTCCGTTGATGATTTTCATTTTCCTTATGATCACATCTCAACGGAAGAACGAAAAGATGAGGCCATGCTAG TGCTAAAATCGGATCTTATGGCTGCACTTGACAAGGAGGTTAAATCCTTGGATGAAGATAACTGGAAGTTTGAAGGACCTCGTTCTCGAATCCACCGCGTGTCACGTCGAGGCG GTGGTCATCTCCATAGGCCCACAGAAATTTCAAAGAATTGGAGTTTAGCCCCACCAAAATAG